The sequence below is a genomic window from Ignavibacteriales bacterium.
AACATCGAATCAACGGTTGATAAGGGAACAAAAATAATTATTAAGCTTCCTCTTACCCTCGCAATTATTCCGGGTATGATCGTAGGAATCAAATCAGAAAAAGTTGTAATACCGCTAAGTACCGTGATAGAAGTTGTAAGAGTTCACCAGGAAAATATTTATACAATCAATCAGCGTGAAGTGATAAAAATGCGTGACAGCATTCTGCCGCTTGTTGATATGACGCCGGTTCTTGCGCCGCATTATAACGGGGAGTTAACATCAATCTGGCAGTACGTTGTTGTTGTTGGAATTGCAGAAAAAAGATTCGGAATTAAAGTTGATGAAATGGTCGGACAGAAAGAGGTTGTTATCAAATCACTCGGAAGCTACCTCGGAAGTATTCACGGTATAGCCGGCTCCACAATAATGGGCGACGGCACTGTTGTAATGATCCTGGATATCGGCGAACTACTAAATGACGTGACACAATAATGGCAAGAAAAATAAAAGTTGTAGTTGTAGATGATTCGGCGTTTATGCGCAAATCACTTTCAATCATGCTGGAAAGTGATCCAGATATTGAAATAATCGGTACAGCCCGCGATGGTGTGGAAGGATATGAACTTGTAAAGAAAACAGCACCCGATATCGTAACTCTTGATATTGAGATGCCGAGAATGGATGGTCTTACAACGCTAAAAAAAATAATGAAAGACTGTCCAACTTCCGTGCTTATGGTAAGCTCGCTTACTACAGAAGGTGCAGAGGCAACAATGAAAGCATTGGAATACGGAGCTGTTGACTTCATTCCCAAAGAACTTTCATTCGTGAATGTTAACATCATTAACATTCGTGAAGACCTGATTCGAAAAGTAAAAGAGATTGTCAAACAGAAATCATTACGTGACAGGCTTAAAAGATTACAGAGTTTAAAACCCGTTTCTGATACTACAAAGTCAGCGCACCCGGCAAAACTTGTACTTCCTAAAATGCTGTACAAGGCAGTGGCGTTAGGAATTTCAACAGGCGGACCGATGTCTCTTCAAAAAGTAATTCCAACTCTTTCAAAAAAAATTGACATGCCGGTATTTATAGTTCAGCATATGCCGCCGAAGTTTACAAGGTCACTGGCGGAAAGACTGAACGGAATGTCGCAGCTTGAAGTGAAAGAGGCTGAAGCTGATGAAGTTGTAAAAAACGGAGTGGTTTATATTGCGCCGGGTGGTTATCACATGACGGTTAAAAAAAATTCCGGCTCACAAATTGTAATTAAAATCTCAGATGAACCTTCAACAACATTGCACAGACCTTCAGTCGATGTAATGATAAACTCCGTCGTTGAAATATACGGGAAGCATACGCTGGGCGTGATAATGACAGGAATGGGAAAAGACGGATATGAAGGTATAAGAGAAATAAAAAGATTAGGCGGATATTGTCTTGCACAGGATGAGGAATCATGCGTTGTTTACGGCATGCCAAAAGCAATAGTTGACGCGGGATTTGCAGATGCAATTGCGCCATTAAATAAAATTTCAGAAACAATAAATAATGCGGTCAGTTATGGGAAATGATTTTGAACAAAACCTTTACAAGGAATTCGCCGGGAAACTTTCATCAGGCGAGAATGTTATTAAAGCTTCACAGCTTGAGCTGAACGGCAAAACAAAGATCGATGTTGAGCAGGACTCTCATGGCGGAGTAAAAATCATTCTTAAAAAAGATGAACACGACGCAATTAAAGAGATCAAGTTTGTCTGCTCTTGCGGTGAAACAAAATCCATCGTACTGGACTACACCGAATAAAAATATCACACCCGGTTACTTACAAACATCAGAATAACTCTGTGGTTCTCCGTGACTTCTCTGTGAATCTCCGTGTAATTTTTCTCCTTCATTTATTAACCTGTATTTTCTCATTTGATTTTAATGTACACCATCTAGGTCAATCAAGGTGATAAAATCATAATTAGGCTGACATTCATTAATGCATTTGAGGTTTACTATAATCATTCAACCCAATCTAAAATTGTTAAGCGGAATACTGACCAATAATTTGCACCTGCACACATTTAGCCAATCACTTTGATATTAAATCCCCAATCTTCGTTTTATTTCATTTTTACCTGATGGCATTTCGTTTGAGAATTCTTATCAAAAATTAAGGATTAACTGAATGTCAACATCAAACATAAGCCTGCTTGAAAAGTTTATCGGCTATTGTTCTGATAAAAACAA
It includes:
- a CDS encoding chemotaxis response regulator protein-glutamate methylesterase, whose product is MARKIKVVVVDDSAFMRKSLSIMLESDPDIEIIGTARDGVEGYELVKKTAPDIVTLDIEMPRMDGLTTLKKIMKDCPTSVLMVSSLTTEGAEATMKALEYGAVDFIPKELSFVNVNIINIREDLIRKVKEIVKQKSLRDRLKRLQSLKPVSDTTKSAHPAKLVLPKMLYKAVALGISTGGPMSLQKVIPTLSKKIDMPVFIVQHMPPKFTRSLAERLNGMSQLEVKEAEADEVVKNGVVYIAPGGYHMTVKKNSGSQIVIKISDEPSTTLHRPSVDVMINSVVEIYGKHTLGVIMTGMGKDGYEGIREIKRLGGYCLAQDEESCVVYGMPKAIVDAGFADAIAPLNKISETINNAVSYGK